One Xiphophorus hellerii strain 12219 chromosome 1, Xiphophorus_hellerii-4.1, whole genome shotgun sequence DNA segment encodes these proteins:
- the LOC116722115 gene encoding cysteine and glycine-rich protein 1-like: MPLGGGNKCGRCSKTVYFAEEVLCDKRSFHKSCFLCMVCGKNLDSTTVAVHMDEVYCKACYGKKHGPKGYGYGQGAGTLSMDKGESLGITHETPAPHCPTTNANPSKMAQKFGGSDKCPRCGKAVYAAEKVIGAGSSWHKIGCFTCATCGKSLESTTLADKDGEIYCKGCYGKNFGPKGFGYGLGAGALAHTQ, from the exons ATGCCTTTGGGAGGAGGAAATAAATGTGGCCGCTGTTCGAAGACAGTTTACTTTGCTGAGGAAGTCCTGTGTGACAAACGGAGCTTTCACAAGTCCTGCTTCCTGTGCA TGGTGTGTGGGAAGAACTTGGACAGCACAACTGTTGCGGTCCATATGGATGAAGTCTACTGCAAAGCATGCTACGGCAAGAAGCATGGGCCAAAGGGCTATGGCTATGGCCAGGGTGCCGGGACCCTTAGCATGGACAAAGGAGAATCATTGGGTATTACCCATGAAAC ACCTGCCCCTCATTGTCCGACCACAAACGCAAACCCTTCTAAGATGGCTCAGAAGTTCGGAGGGTCAGACAAGTGTCCCCGCTGTGGCAAAGCTGTTTATGCTGCTGAGAAAGTGATTGGAGCAGGGAGT TCCTGGCATAAGATTGGGTGTTTCACCTGTGCCACATGTGGGAAAAGCCTGGAGTCAACCACACTAGCTGACAAGGATGGAGAAATCTACTGTAAAG GCTGCTACGGCAAAAACTTTGGTCCCAAGGGATTTGGGTATGGACTAGGAGCCGGAGCGCTGGCCCACACCCAGTGA
- the phlda3 gene encoding pleckstrin homology-like domain family A member 3, with the protein MSFPVKVIRDGLLEKRSSGLLQLWKKKRCVLTEEGLRLLSCKGRGSDAPGSAWSSRAKELRFERMETVECVEYKREMVYFTVVMAKGKEIDFRCAQEGTLWNAEIALALVRYKNQQALRTGRTRHLYTAPLGSTGEDEVL; encoded by the coding sequence ATGTCCTTCCCGGTGAAAGTGATAAGAGATGGGCTGCTGGAGAAGCGCAGCAGCGGGCTTCTCCAGCTGTGGAAGAAGAAGCGCTGCGTGCTCACGGAGGAAGGGCTCCGCCTGCTCAGCTGCAAAGGCAGAGGCAGTGATGCTCCGGGGTCGGCGTGGAGCTCCAGAGCTAAGGAGCTGCGCTTTGAACGCATGGAAACGGTGGAGTGCGTGGAGTACAAGCGAGAGATGGTCTACTTCACAGTGGTCATGGCTAAAGGGAAGGAAATAGACTTTCGGTGCGCACAGGAAGGCACGCTGTGGAACGCGGAGATCGCCTTGGCGCTGGTCCGATACAAGAACCAGCAGGCCCTGCGGACCGGGAGGACCCGGCACCTGTACACGGCGCCCTTAGGCAGCACCGGGGAGGATGAAGTGCTTTGA